From Scomber scombrus chromosome 9, fScoSco1.1, whole genome shotgun sequence, one genomic window encodes:
- the map1lc3cl gene encoding microtubule-associated proteins 1A/1B light chain 3C: MAPFEKSMEMMPFKQRKCLETRKDEVCSIRSKFPNKLPVIVERYIREKTLPLLDKTKFLVPFELTLGQFLCLLRNKIDLDSTQALFLLVAEKSMSCMSSSMREVYSRYSDLDGFLYITYASQEMFGAPQPAARPPC; this comes from the exons ATGGCTCCTTTTGAGAAATCCATGGAGATGATGCCCTTCAAGCAGAGGAAATGCCTCG AAACAAGAAAAGATGAAGTGTGCAGCATTCGGTCTAAATTTCCCAACAAGTTGCCT gTGATTGTCGAACGTTACATCCGTGAAAAGACCCTCCCCCTTTTGGACAAGACAAAGTTCCTGGTTCCCTTTGAGCTCACGTTGGGTCAGTTCCTCTGTCTGCTCAG AAATAAGATCGACCTGGACTCGACCCAGGCTCTGTTTCTTCTGGTGGCGGAGAAGAGCATGTCCTGTATGTCCTCCAGCATGCGGGAGGTCTACTCCCGCTACAGCGACCTCGACGGCTTCCTCTACATCACCTACGCCTCGCAGGAGATGTTCGGGGCACCTCAACCAGCAGCCAGGCCGCCCTGCTGA
- the ehd1a gene encoding EH domain-containing protein 1a, producing the protein MFRKNMKKDPELFQNVSEGLRRLYRTKLFPLEDTYRFHDFHSPALEDADFDNKPMVLLVGQYSTGKTTFIRHLMEQDFPGMRIGPEPTTDSFIAVMHGEQDGVIPGNALVVDPKKPFRKLNAFGNAFLNRFMCAQMPNPVLESISIIDTPGILSGEKQRISRGYDFAAVLEWFAERVDRIILLFDAHKLDISDEFSEVIRALKNHEDKMRVVLNKADQISTQQLMRVYGALMWSLGKIINTPEVVRVYIGSFWAQPLLVPDNRKLFEAEEQDLFVDIQSLPRNAALRKLNDLIKRARLAKVQAYIISSLKKEMPSVFGKDSKKKELIANLGEIYQKIEKEHQISPGDFPNLAKMQEQLNGQDFAKFAALKPKLLEAVEDMLANDIARLMAMVRQEEAAMPSQTVKGGAFEGTMSGPFGHGYGEGASEGIDEIEWVVGRDKPSYDEIFYTLSPINGKVSGAAAKKEMLKSKLPNTVLGKIWKLADVDKDGLLDDDEFALANHLIKVKLEGHELPPTLPEHLVPPSKRGTVIQE; encoded by the exons ATGTTCaggaaaaacatgaagaagGACCCGGAGCTGTTTCAAAACGTGTCGGAGGGTCTGCGGCGGCTGTACCGGACCAAGCTGTTCCCGCTGGAGGACACGTATCGCTTCCACGACTTCCACTCCCCTGCGCTGGAAGATGCCGACTTCGACAATAAGCCCATGGTCCTGCTGGTGGGTCAGTACTCCACCGGGAAAACCACCTTTATCCGGCACCTCATGGAGCAGGACTTCCCCGGTATGCGGATTGGCCCCGAGCCGACCACAGACTCTTTCATCGCGGTGATGCACGGGGAGCAAGACGGGGTAATACCGGGCAACGCGCTGGTGGTCGACCCCAAGAAGCCCTTCCGCAAACTCAACGCTTTTGGCAACGCCTTCCTCAACAG GTTCATGTGTGCCCAGATGCCAAACCCGGTCCTGGAGAGCATCAGTATCATCGATACTCCAGGAATCCTGTCGGGGGAGAAACAGAGGATAAGCAGAG gtTACGACTTTGCCGCAGTGCTGGAGTGGTTTGCCGAGCGCGTGGACCGCATCATCCTCCTGTTCGACGCACACAAGCTGGACATCTCAGACGAGTTCTCCGAGGTGATCCGCGCCCTCAAGAACCACGAGGACAAAATGCGCGTGGTGCTGAACAAGGCTGACCAGATCAGCACTCAGCAGCTGATGAGGGTGTACGGAGCGCTGATGTGGTCCCTGGGCAAAATCATCAACACACCCGAG GTGGTGCGCGTGTACATCGGGTCATTCTGGGCCCAGCCCCTGTTGGTCCCAGATAACAGGAAGCTGTTTGAGGCGGAGGAGCAGGATCTGTTCGTAGACATCCAGTCGTTGCCTCGCAACGCAGCTCTGCGCAAACTCAATGACCTCATCAAACGAGCACGCCTTGCCAAG GTGCAGGCCTACATTATCAGCTCTCTGAAAAAGGAGATGCCGAGCGTGTTTGGAAAGGACTCCAAGAAGAAGGAGCTGATAGCCAACCTGGGAGAGATCTACCAAAAGATCGAGAAGGAGCACCAGATCTCACCTGGAGACTTCCCTAACCTTGCCAAGATGCAG GAGCAGCTGAACGGTCAGGACTTCGCCAAGTTCGCCGCGCTGAAGCCCAAACTGCTGGAGGCAGTGGAAGACATGCTCGCTAACGACATCGCCCGCCTCATGGCCATGGTGCGCCAGGAGGAGGCCGCCATGCCCAGCCAAACCGTCAAGGGTGGAGCCTTCGAGGGAACCATGAGCGGGCCTTTCGGCCACGGCTACGGCGAGGGAGCCAGCGAAGGCATCGACGAGATAGAGTGGGTGGTGGGCCGCGACAAGCCTTCATACGATGAGATCTTCTACACGCTCTCTCCCATCAACGGCAAAGTGTCCGGCGCTGCGGCCAAAAAGGAGATGCTGAAGTCCAAGCTGCCCAACACGGTCTTGGGAAAGATCTGGAAGCTGGCCGACGTGGATAAAGACGGCCTCCTCGACGACGACGAGTTCGCCCTGGCCAACCACCTGATCAAGGTGAAGCTGGAGGGCCATGAGCTCCCACCCACGCTGCCCGAACACCTGGTGCCCCCGTCCAAGCGCGGGACAGTGATCCAAGAGTAG
- the clp1 gene encoding polyribonucleotide 5'-hydroxyl-kinase Clp1, which yields MATEVAEKPSEDAPVPGKVSNRFDLEKETELRFEVESGEAAEQLELELLSGMAEVFGSELNRNKKYTFGPGSKIAVFTWQGCSVNLYGKPEVSYVSKDTPMLLYLNTHAALEQMRKQAERDNERGPRVMVVGPTDVGKSTVCRLLLSYAVRVGRRPTLVELDVGQSGVSVPGTVSALCIERPADVEEGFSVQAPLVYHFGSTTPGTNIKLYNKLTSCLAEVFSQRCEVNRKASVGGCIINTCGWVKGSGYQALVHCASAFEVDVVLVLDHERLYNELKRDLPHFVRVVLLPKSGGVVERSKECRRDTRDEKIREYFYGFRGLSFYPFSYEVRFSDVRIYKIGAPSIPDSCLPLGMSQDDTQLKLVPVTPGRDLTYHVLSVSSAEDGEEGARKGIVESPVCGFIVVTNVDTQTQVMKVLSPAPRPLPRHTLLIMDIRFMDMK from the exons ATGGCCACAGAGGTTGCAGAAAAGCCAAGCGAGGATGCTCCAGTACCTGGAAAAGTCAGCAATAGGTTTGATCTGGAGAAGGAGACTGAACTTCGGTTTGAGGTGGAGTCAGGGGAGGCCGCAGAACAACTTGAGCTGGAGCTCCTCTCGGGTATGGCTGAGGTGTTTGGCTCAGAGCTGAACCGCAACAAGAAGTACACATTTGGGCCTGGCTCCAAGATCGCCGTTTTCACCTGGCAAGGCTGCAGTGTGAATCTCTACGGGAAGCCAGAG GTGTCGTATGTGTCCAAGGATACTCCCATGCTGCTCTACCTGAACACACACGCTGCCCTGGAACAGATGAGAAAACAGGCTGAGCGGGACAATGAGAGGGGGCCGAGG GTGATGGTAGTGGGACCTACAGATGTGGGGAAGTCGACCGTATGCCGGCTCCTTCTGAGCTATGCCGTAAGAGTGGGCAGGAGGCCCACACTGGTGGAACTGGATGTCGGACAGAGTGGG GTGTCTGTACCGGGGACGGTGTCAGCACTGTGTATTGAGCGTCCAGCAGATGTGGAGGAGGGTTTCTCGGTCCAGGCTCCTTTGGTCTACCACTTTGGCTCAACTACACCAGGGACCAACATCAAACTTTACAATAAG CTGACATCATGCCTAGCCGAGGTGTTTTCCCAGCGCTGTGAGGTGAACAGGAAAGCCAGCGTGGGTGGCTGTATCATTAATACCTGCGGCTGGGTGAAAGGCTCTGGATACCAGGCTCTGGTCCACTGTGCGTCTGCCTTTGAGGTGGATGTGGTGCTGGTGCTGGACCATGAAAGGCTCTACAATGAACTCAAAAGGGACCTCCCTCACTTTGTTCGGGTTGTGCTCTTACCCAAGTCTGGGGGTGTAGTGGAGCGTTCCAAAGAGTGCAGACGGGACACTCGGGACGAAAAGATCCGGGAGTACTTCTATGGCTTCCGTGGATTGTCGTTCTACCCTTTCTCCTACGAAGTGCGTTTCTCTGATGTCCGCATCTACAAGATTGGGGCACCATCCATCCCTGACTCGTGCCTGCCACTGGGAATGTCTCAGGATGACACACAGCTGAAGCTGGTGCCAGTGACACCAGGGAGAGATCTCACTTATCACGTGTTGAGCGTCAGCAGTGCGGAGGACGGAGAGGAAGGTGCTAGAAAGGGTATCGTAGAGAGTCCTGTGTGCGGCTTCATTGTGGTGACTAAtgtggacacacaaacacaggtgaTGAAGGTGTTGTCCCCGGCACCCAGACCACTGCCCAGACACACTCTGCTTATCATGGACATCCGTTTCATGgacatgaaatga